One part of the Leucobacter triazinivorans genome encodes these proteins:
- a CDS encoding glutamine synthetase family protein, giving the protein MTTPIAAILTSDLVGQVRGRAFPADEIDDYARSGSGWVPANLALDPFGRIIVPNPFGSIGDLRIMPDPATRAAVANETGGQPVTAMLGDLVNPDGTPWDCCPRTFLRDAVRDLEEETGLRVISSFEHEFMLRDDDRVPGRKPFSLESLLTYEPLGSNVLQALRDAGLEPEMWLPEFGDRQWEVTLAPAPALQAADRAILLREIVRSVVRAAGERATFSPIVERDGGGNGVHIHLSFIDREGTPVAYDPSRPGGLSAVAGSFAAGVLRHATAFQALTASSGVSYERLAPGRWSVGGLFLGENNREALLRICPLFDTPGADHRKQFNLEYRGADATANPWIALGVLIRAGLEGVRAALPAPEVVSGDPAELSEQQLAAATHGRMPSSLGEALDELQADETVTSWLPPRLLETFLTVKRAELAWHGSLSEPERYRVYAEAY; this is encoded by the coding sequence ATGACAACGCCCATCGCCGCAATCCTCACCTCGGATCTCGTGGGCCAGGTGCGCGGGCGCGCCTTCCCCGCGGACGAGATCGACGACTACGCGCGTTCGGGCTCGGGATGGGTGCCCGCGAATCTGGCGCTGGACCCCTTCGGCCGCATCATCGTGCCGAACCCGTTCGGTTCGATCGGGGACCTCAGGATCATGCCGGATCCGGCGACCCGGGCCGCGGTCGCCAATGAGACGGGCGGGCAGCCGGTCACCGCGATGCTGGGCGACCTCGTGAACCCCGACGGCACGCCCTGGGACTGCTGCCCCCGCACCTTCCTGCGCGACGCCGTGCGCGACCTGGAGGAGGAGACCGGTCTGCGCGTCATCTCCTCGTTCGAGCACGAGTTCATGCTGCGCGACGACGATCGCGTTCCCGGGCGGAAGCCGTTCTCGCTCGAGTCGCTCCTCACCTATGAACCGCTCGGATCGAACGTGCTGCAGGCATTGCGCGATGCGGGACTCGAGCCGGAGATGTGGCTGCCCGAGTTCGGCGACCGTCAGTGGGAGGTGACGCTCGCCCCGGCGCCGGCCCTGCAGGCTGCGGACCGCGCGATCCTGCTGCGCGAGATCGTGCGCAGCGTCGTGCGCGCGGCGGGGGAGCGCGCCACCTTCAGCCCGATCGTCGAGCGCGACGGCGGCGGCAACGGCGTGCACATCCACCTGAGCTTCATCGACCGCGAGGGCACCCCCGTGGCCTACGACCCGTCGCGCCCGGGCGGCCTGTCCGCCGTGGCGGGATCCTTCGCCGCGGGTGTGCTCCGGCACGCCACCGCGTTCCAGGCGCTCACGGCCTCGTCCGGCGTCTCCTACGAGCGGCTCGCACCGGGGCGCTGGAGCGTCGGCGGGCTGTTCCTCGGCGAGAACAACCGCGAGGCGCTGCTCCGGATCTGCCCGCTCTTCGACACCCCCGGCGCCGACCATCGCAAGCAGTTCAACCTCGAGTACCGGGGCGCCGACGCCACCGCGAATCCGTGGATCGCGCTGGGGGTGCTCATCCGCGCCGGGCTCGAGGGCGTGCGCGCTGCGCTCCCCGCGCCGGAGGTCGTCTCGGGCGACCCCGCAGAGCTCTCGGAGCAGCAGCTCGCGGCCGCGACGCACGGCCGGATGCCGTCGTCTCTCGGGGAGGCGCTCGACGAGCTCCAGGCCGACGAGACGGTGACGTCGTGGCTGCCGCCGCGGCTCCTCGAGACCTTCCTGACGGTGAAGCGCGCCGAGCTCGCCTGGCACGGATCGCTCTCGGAACC
- a CDS encoding amidohydrolase family protein — MTPPTLRDRIERLPLVDHHVHSVLQRDPSDAEFELLLTESSLPAPAGTSHLDSQVGFALRRHCAPLLDLPRHAEPGRYLEQRGLLGHREVARRLLRASGVSASLIDTGTVGGETELATNAEFAELADHEVHEIVRLESTAEELLRSGIAAEHFPDAFRRALDAVRGSAAGFKSIIAYRFGFDFAPQRPSDAETVAAVDALGPGGRERIDDPTVLRFLLWCGVDTGLPVQLHVGYGDADLDLWRCNPALLMPWLRLLPDSASPIMLLHCYPYHREAGYLAQVFPRVYFDLGLGINYSGAASSAIIREGLELAPFGKLLYSSDAWGVPELHLLGARLWRRGLAIALQEFVDADEWSAQEAIRVARLVCEGNARRVYAR, encoded by the coding sequence GTGACCCCTCCCACGCTCCGAGACCGCATCGAGCGGCTCCCCCTCGTCGATCACCATGTGCACAGCGTGCTGCAGCGGGATCCCTCCGACGCGGAGTTCGAGCTGCTGCTCACCGAGTCCTCGCTGCCGGCGCCCGCCGGCACGAGCCATCTCGACTCGCAGGTCGGCTTCGCACTGCGCCGGCACTGCGCGCCCCTGCTCGACCTGCCCCGGCACGCGGAGCCGGGGCGCTATCTCGAGCAGCGCGGTCTCCTCGGGCACCGGGAAGTCGCGCGCCGCCTGCTGCGCGCGAGCGGGGTCTCGGCCTCGCTGATCGACACGGGCACGGTCGGCGGCGAGACCGAGCTCGCAACGAACGCCGAGTTCGCCGAGCTGGCCGACCACGAGGTGCACGAGATCGTCCGCCTCGAATCGACCGCCGAGGAGCTGCTGCGCTCGGGGATCGCGGCCGAGCACTTCCCGGACGCGTTCCGGCGCGCACTGGACGCGGTGCGCGGCTCGGCCGCGGGGTTCAAGAGCATCATCGCCTACCGCTTCGGCTTCGACTTCGCACCGCAGCGCCCGAGCGACGCCGAGACAGTCGCCGCGGTGGACGCGCTCGGGCCCGGCGGCCGGGAGCGCATCGACGATCCCACGGTGCTGCGCTTCCTCCTCTGGTGCGGCGTCGACACCGGCCTGCCGGTGCAGCTCCACGTCGGCTACGGCGACGCCGATCTCGACCTCTGGCGCTGCAATCCGGCGCTGCTCATGCCCTGGCTGCGGCTCCTGCCGGATTCCGCGTCGCCGATCATGCTGCTGCACTGCTACCCCTACCATCGCGAAGCCGGGTACCTGGCCCAGGTGTTCCCCCGCGTCTACTTCGACCTCGGCCTCGGCATCAACTACTCCGGCGCGGCCTCCAGCGCCATCATCAGGGAGGGCCTGGAACTCGCGCCGTTCGGCAAGCTGCTCTACTCGAGCGACGCGTGGGGCGTGCCCGAGCTGCACCTCCTCGGCGCGCGGCTCTGGCGCCGAGGGCTCGCGATCGCGCTGCAGGAGTTCGTCGACGCAGACGAGTGGAGCGCGCAGGAGGCGATTCGCGTGGCGCGGCTGGTGTGCGAGGGGAACGCGCGCCGGGTCTACGCCCGGTAA
- a CDS encoding MurR/RpiR family transcriptional regulator: protein MDESLTLAEVLKKSYEQLSPAEKRVSRALLADYPVAGLAPVNRLADRANVSAPTVLRLLSKLGIGSYPDMQKLLHGEIAARTSSPATMYGEPEATRNGAVEHSQRVIEQGIAATLSGLAMEDFDAIVELLANTKRRVWTTGGRFSRLLAEYLSMHLRHLRPSVTHVPTSQQERAFALLDIGAKDVVVAFDYRRYQEPTVAFMRQAKAQKAATVLITDPWLSPAAKHSDYLLSNAVVAASPFDSITPGFALVETLIASLVEALGTDPVERVRRYDGIEDFLNDHSIDGTAAGDA, encoded by the coding sequence ATGGATGAATCACTGACGCTCGCAGAGGTGCTGAAGAAGTCCTACGAGCAGTTGAGCCCGGCCGAGAAGCGCGTCTCGCGCGCGCTGCTCGCGGACTACCCCGTCGCCGGGCTCGCACCCGTGAACCGGCTCGCCGATCGCGCCAACGTGAGCGCGCCCACCGTGCTCCGGCTGCTGTCGAAGCTCGGGATCGGCTCGTACCCCGACATGCAGAAGCTGCTGCACGGCGAGATCGCGGCCCGGACCTCCTCACCCGCGACGATGTACGGGGAGCCGGAGGCCACGCGCAACGGGGCGGTCGAGCACTCGCAGCGGGTGATCGAGCAGGGCATCGCGGCGACCCTCTCGGGGCTCGCCATGGAGGACTTCGACGCGATCGTCGAACTGCTCGCCAACACCAAGCGCCGAGTCTGGACGACGGGCGGCAGATTCAGCCGCCTGCTCGCCGAGTACCTCTCCATGCACCTGCGCCATCTGCGGCCGAGCGTCACCCACGTTCCGACCTCTCAGCAGGAGCGCGCCTTCGCGCTGCTCGACATCGGGGCGAAGGACGTGGTGGTGGCCTTCGACTACCGGCGCTACCAGGAGCCCACTGTCGCATTCATGCGGCAGGCCAAGGCGCAGAAAGCGGCCACGGTGCTCATCACCGATCCCTGGCTGTCGCCGGCGGCGAAGCACTCCGACTATCTCCTCTCGAACGCCGTCGTCGCTGCCTCTCCCTTCGACTCGATCACGCCGGGCTTCGCCCTCGTCGAGACGCTCATCGCGTCGCTCGTCGAGGCGCTCGGCACGGACCCGGTCGAACGGGTGCGCCGCTACGACGGCATCGAGGATTTCCTCAACGACCACAGCATCGACGGCACCGCAGCCGGCGACGCATGA
- a CDS encoding ABC transporter ATP-binding protein, producing the protein MSTLDVRDLFVRYGKSIVAVQGASIEVREGEIVSLLGQNGAGKSTILKTIAGIVAPLSGSIAYGDVDLTAKGASRISAGIAYVPEDRGVFASLSVGENLRLGAVSRRDRQEIDADVEAQLERFPILRKYWSRGASLLSGGEQQQLAIARALMIRPRLLLLDEPTLGLAPIIVDLIFDVVQQLNAEGVTVLLVEQNAVRSIAISDRSYVIQAPGRVLGSGDARQLAANDEVVEYLGFSPLGDATERGQ; encoded by the coding sequence GTGTCCACACTCGACGTGCGAGACCTGTTCGTCCGCTACGGCAAGTCGATCGTCGCCGTGCAGGGCGCCTCGATCGAGGTGCGCGAGGGCGAGATCGTCTCCCTGCTGGGCCAGAACGGCGCCGGCAAGTCCACGATCCTGAAAACGATCGCCGGGATCGTCGCGCCGCTGTCCGGGAGCATCGCCTACGGCGACGTCGACCTCACCGCCAAGGGCGCATCCCGCATCTCCGCCGGCATCGCCTACGTCCCCGAGGATCGCGGGGTCTTCGCCTCGCTCAGCGTCGGCGAGAACCTGCGGCTCGGAGCGGTCTCCCGCCGCGACCGCCAGGAGATCGACGCCGACGTCGAAGCCCAGCTCGAGCGCTTCCCGATCCTCCGCAAGTACTGGAGCCGGGGCGCGAGCCTGCTCTCGGGCGGCGAGCAGCAGCAGCTGGCGATCGCACGCGCCCTCATGATCCGCCCCCGCCTTCTCCTGCTCGACGAGCCCACGCTCGGCCTCGCCCCGATCATCGTCGACCTCATCTTCGACGTCGTGCAGCAGTTGAACGCCGAGGGGGTCACCGTTCTGCTCGTCGAGCAGAACGCGGTGCGCTCCATCGCCATCTCCGATCGCTCCTACGTGATCCAGGCCCCGGGCCGAGTGCTCGGCAGCGGAGACGCGCGGCAGCTCGCCGCGAACGACGAGGTCGTCGAGTATCTGGGCTTCTCGCCGCTCGGCGACGCGACGGAACGGGGGCAGTGA
- a CDS encoding branched-chain amino acid ABC transporter permease: protein MNLFRRNRTQVLATGIVLVAIVGAVALIGAVTDPIIERVAVGSLVSVVVVLGMSIYSGNSGIMSFGHVAFMAVGAYTTAYLTIPPALKQTMFSSLPEPLAFLIEVEAPFPVVLLVSAVCAALFALLTAPAMGRLSGLQSGIATLALLVITFTVINSWTAVTRGSSAMIGLPKLTTPLVAFVCAGLAIVVALWYKNSRSGLQLRASREDPEAALASGIAVGRHRATAWVLSAAVSGAGGALYAAFLTTFSSRTFFLSLTFGFIVMIVIGGYLSTSGAVIGAVSISVLQEVLRRLQDGQFTGGFALPGGVTDLVLSAILILALITAPTGLMGIRELGLPQRRRKQDLAHG, encoded by the coding sequence ATGAATCTATTCCGTCGAAACCGCACGCAGGTGCTCGCCACCGGAATCGTGCTCGTCGCCATCGTGGGGGCCGTCGCGCTGATCGGCGCCGTCACCGACCCCATCATCGAGCGGGTCGCCGTCGGCAGCCTGGTCTCGGTCGTCGTCGTGCTGGGCATGTCGATCTACTCGGGCAACTCGGGCATCATGTCCTTCGGTCACGTCGCGTTCATGGCGGTCGGCGCGTACACCACCGCCTACCTCACGATCCCGCCGGCACTCAAGCAGACCATGTTCTCGAGCCTGCCCGAGCCGCTCGCATTCCTCATCGAGGTCGAAGCCCCGTTCCCCGTCGTGCTCCTCGTCTCGGCGGTGTGCGCCGCGCTCTTCGCGCTGCTCACCGCGCCGGCCATGGGGCGGCTGAGCGGCCTGCAGTCGGGTATCGCCACGCTCGCCCTGCTCGTCATCACCTTCACCGTCATCAATTCCTGGACCGCGGTGACCCGGGGATCCTCGGCCATGATCGGCCTGCCGAAGCTGACCACGCCGCTCGTCGCATTCGTCTGCGCGGGTCTCGCGATCGTCGTGGCGCTCTGGTACAAGAACAGCCGCAGCGGCCTGCAGCTGCGGGCCTCGCGCGAGGATCCGGAGGCTGCGCTCGCCTCCGGGATCGCGGTCGGCCGCCACCGCGCGACCGCCTGGGTGCTCAGCGCCGCGGTGAGCGGAGCCGGCGGGGCGCTCTACGCGGCGTTCCTCACCACCTTCTCGTCGCGCACATTCTTCCTCTCGCTGACCTTCGGCTTCATCGTGATGATCGTGATCGGCGGCTACCTCTCGACGAGCGGCGCCGTCATCGGCGCGGTCTCCATCAGCGTCCTGCAGGAGGTGCTGCGGCGTCTGCAGGACGGCCAGTTCACCGGAGGATTCGCGCTGCCCGGCGGGGTGACGGACCTGGTGCTCTCGGCGATCCTTATCCTGGCTTTGATCACGGCACCGACCGGACTCATGGGAATCCGAGAGCTCGGCCTGCCGCAACGTCGAAGGAAGCAGGATCTGGCACATGGATGA
- a CDS encoding branched-chain amino acid ABC transporter permease, producing the protein MWIQLIVDMLGLGTFYALLTLGIALLFGILGLMNFAYGETIMAAAVVLLVLKDSPWWVSWPLAIIAAVVVSVLTERVAFRSLRNADPVTLMIASFAVSAALQAIARMTALPKVQGVPPQPFLQHSFTLFGARISMLQVLTLALSAAMIALLAIVMQRTSLGVQLRAAAEDFEMAKVLGVRGSFVIMSAFAISGAIAAVSAIVLVAKQGAVGAEMGLQPLLIGVVGAVVGGMRSLKGAALGGLLLGMATVLLETFLPTDLIAFRDAFLYAAVIGILVIRPQGLLSGVKVRVS; encoded by the coding sequence ATGTGGATCCAACTGATCGTCGACATGCTCGGACTGGGGACCTTCTACGCGCTGCTCACGCTCGGCATCGCGCTGCTCTTCGGCATCCTCGGCCTCATGAACTTCGCCTACGGCGAGACCATCATGGCCGCCGCCGTCGTGCTGCTCGTGCTCAAGGACTCCCCGTGGTGGGTGAGCTGGCCCCTCGCGATCATCGCTGCGGTGGTCGTGTCGGTGCTCACCGAGCGGGTCGCGTTCCGCTCGCTCCGCAACGCGGACCCGGTCACGCTCATGATCGCCTCGTTCGCCGTGAGCGCCGCGCTGCAGGCGATCGCGCGCATGACCGCGCTCCCCAAGGTGCAGGGCGTTCCGCCGCAGCCCTTCCTGCAGCACTCCTTCACGCTCTTCGGCGCACGCATCAGCATGCTCCAGGTTCTCACCCTCGCGCTGAGCGCGGCGATGATCGCACTGCTCGCGATCGTGATGCAGCGCACGAGCCTCGGGGTGCAGCTGCGAGCCGCTGCCGAGGACTTCGAGATGGCGAAAGTGCTCGGCGTGCGGGGCTCCTTCGTGATCATGAGCGCCTTCGCGATCTCCGGCGCGATCGCCGCAGTTTCGGCCATCGTCCTCGTGGCGAAGCAGGGGGCGGTGGGTGCCGAGATGGGCCTGCAGCCGCTCCTGATCGGCGTCGTCGGGGCGGTCGTCGGAGGGATGCGCAGTCTCAAGGGGGCCGCCCTCGGCGGGCTCCTGCTCGGCATGGCCACGGTACTGCTCGAAACGTTCCTGCCGACCGACCTGATCGCGTTCCGGGATGCCTTCCTCTACGCGGCGGTCATCGGAATCCTCGTCATCCGGCCCCAGGGCCTGCTCTCCGGTGTGAAGGTGCGTGTGTCATGA
- a CDS encoding ABC transporter ATP-binding protein, which translates to MTDQALVLEHGGMHFDGVRAVDDVSLRLEPGEVLGLIGPNGSGKTTTLNMLSGALRPSAGRILLDGADVTRKSLRHRARAGLVRTFQSVKVFGRLTVEENIEAAALGAGMRRREARRVAVETIEELGLGALAELRADAVPAGQVRSVGIARAIALRPRYLLLDEPAAGQNEAEALELIRIIASFARERGLGVLLVEHDMTVVMGTCDRLHVLDSGRTVVSGDPEAIRKDPQVIEIYFGKE; encoded by the coding sequence ATGACCGATCAGGCGCTCGTGCTGGAGCACGGGGGAATGCACTTCGACGGCGTGAGAGCGGTCGACGATGTCAGTCTGCGCCTCGAGCCCGGTGAGGTGCTGGGATTGATCGGGCCGAACGGCTCCGGCAAGACGACGACGCTGAACATGCTGAGCGGCGCTCTGCGCCCGTCGGCGGGCCGCATCCTGCTCGACGGCGCGGACGTCACGCGGAAGTCGCTGCGGCATCGGGCTCGCGCCGGTCTCGTCCGCACCTTCCAGAGCGTCAAGGTATTCGGTCGGCTGACCGTCGAGGAGAACATCGAGGCCGCCGCGCTCGGAGCCGGAATGCGGCGCCGCGAAGCGCGCCGGGTGGCCGTCGAGACGATCGAGGAGCTGGGGCTCGGCGCCCTCGCGGAGCTGCGCGCCGACGCGGTGCCCGCCGGCCAGGTGCGCAGCGTCGGCATTGCGCGCGCCATCGCGCTGCGCCCCCGCTACCTCCTGCTCGACGAGCCGGCCGCGGGGCAGAACGAGGCGGAGGCGCTCGAGCTCATCCGCATCATCGCCTCCTTCGCCCGCGAGCGCGGCCTCGGCGTGCTCCTCGTCGAGCACGACATGACCGTGGTCATGGGCACCTGCGATCGTCTGCACGTGCTCGACAGCGGGCGCACCGTCGTCTCCGGTGATCCGGAGGCGATCCGCAAGGACCCGCAGGTCATCGAGATCTACTTCGGAAAGGAGTGA
- a CDS encoding aspartate aminotransferase family protein, with product MSNATPSARQWEHARRVIPRGASSGHRLGWTQVFVRSQGAYLWDQEGNRYLDFLNAWGPIVLGHSDARVNEAVLAAANTCDLTGVGPQLGEIELAEKVCELMPSAEKVVFCTSGTDATMHAAHIARAATGRVKVLKFHGSYHGWSDHVAVGGARADLTREAPLDTVNSAGLHPGVTGDVVVVEWNDAAGLRAAFERHGAELAAAFAEGYVHSFGCVAPEPGFLELLRELCTRHGVLFVLDEVKTGFRAALGGIQSVNGVVPDLTAFGKAIANGYSLAGLAGRDEFMGHLGAYTHGEATIDGTYNANPYAIAAANATLGIMEREDTISRLYALGERLRTGYANAIAETGVEAVVTGIGSEWAVYFRGEAPRNFRDTMDVDTDRYAAYQASLLAQGVLETTSATGDRRLNASTTEEDIDRAVEAARTAFAAAAAV from the coding sequence ATGTCGAATGCAACACCCTCCGCCCGCCAGTGGGAGCACGCCAGGCGAGTCATCCCGCGCGGGGCGTCGTCCGGGCACCGGCTCGGGTGGACCCAGGTCTTCGTGCGGTCGCAGGGCGCCTATCTCTGGGACCAGGAAGGCAACCGCTACCTCGACTTCCTGAACGCCTGGGGGCCGATCGTGCTCGGGCACTCCGACGCTCGCGTCAACGAGGCCGTGCTCGCCGCCGCGAACACCTGCGATCTCACGGGCGTCGGCCCGCAGCTCGGCGAGATCGAGCTCGCCGAAAAGGTGTGCGAGCTCATGCCCTCGGCGGAGAAGGTGGTCTTCTGCACCTCGGGCACCGACGCCACGATGCACGCGGCGCACATCGCCCGCGCCGCCACCGGTCGCGTGAAGGTGCTCAAGTTCCACGGCAGCTACCACGGCTGGAGCGATCACGTGGCCGTCGGCGGGGCGCGCGCAGATCTCACGCGAGAGGCTCCGCTCGACACGGTCAACAGTGCGGGGCTCCACCCGGGGGTCACGGGCGACGTGGTGGTGGTCGAGTGGAACGACGCGGCCGGGCTGCGCGCCGCGTTCGAGCGCCACGGCGCCGAGCTCGCCGCGGCGTTCGCCGAGGGCTACGTGCACAGCTTCGGCTGCGTGGCGCCCGAGCCGGGCTTCCTCGAACTGCTGCGCGAGCTCTGCACCCGGCACGGCGTGCTGTTCGTGCTCGACGAGGTGAAGACGGGGTTCCGCGCCGCGCTCGGAGGCATCCAGTCGGTCAACGGAGTGGTTCCCGATCTCACCGCCTTCGGGAAGGCGATCGCCAACGGCTACTCGCTCGCCGGTCTCGCGGGCCGCGACGAGTTCATGGGGCACCTCGGCGCCTACACCCACGGCGAGGCGACGATCGACGGCACGTACAACGCCAACCCCTACGCGATCGCCGCGGCGAACGCGACGCTCGGGATCATGGAGCGGGAGGACACGATCTCGCGTCTCTACGCGCTGGGTGAGCGGCTGCGGACGGGATACGCGAACGCGATCGCCGAGACCGGGGTCGAGGCCGTGGTGACCGGAATCGGCTCGGAGTGGGCGGTCTACTTCCGCGGGGAGGCGCCGCGCAACTTCCGGGACACGATGGATGTGGACACGGACCGCTACGCCGCGTATCAGGCGTCCCTGTTGGCGCAGGGGGTGCTCGAGACGACGTCGGCCACGGGGGATCGGCGACTCAACGCCTCGACGACCGAGGAGGACATCGACCGAGCCGTCGAGGCGGCCCGCACCGCGTTCGCGGCGGCAGCGGCGGTCTGA
- a CDS encoding ABC transporter substrate-binding protein: MRGLRGVAAAGAALLLVATAGCSSSGSGGGEGDAGGEEITIGFALSQSGNMAGFDAEPGAAAQLAVEQINADGGIEGKQIRVIQKDVASDPETVGVVAQEFLQEGVDLIVTPCDFDLSSPALIAAQSAEVPAISICAGDPKTADLTTIGDFSFTANAGSDVEGSTGASWAFDQGWENAYLLQDESIEYTKSAGAYFAGAFEALGGTIVGTDSFPGGDNIDVSAQISSIKALPEEPDFIYVASWNPAGATAMKQIREAGIDVPLVGPNALDGQTLLDILGGASDVYYTAFACYEYCSGAATQEDLDAFVADFTESSGSGPSSSYALLGYNMMLAIQNALTGADTESGASLRDALQSAGPVDTPIGEMTYFSDTCHKIIDFPMSIVNVTDGSASFVEQHTAAIVPDLGDGNPCSAS, translated from the coding sequence ATGAGAGGACTGCGCGGGGTCGCAGCGGCGGGTGCCGCGCTCCTGCTCGTCGCGACGGCCGGATGCTCGTCGTCCGGGAGCGGCGGCGGAGAGGGCGACGCGGGCGGCGAGGAGATCACGATCGGGTTCGCGCTCTCGCAGAGCGGCAACATGGCCGGCTTCGATGCCGAACCCGGGGCCGCGGCACAGCTGGCGGTGGAGCAGATCAACGCCGACGGCGGGATCGAAGGGAAGCAGATCCGGGTGATCCAGAAGGATGTCGCGTCGGATCCCGAGACCGTCGGCGTGGTCGCGCAGGAGTTCCTGCAGGAGGGGGTCGACCTCATCGTCACCCCCTGCGACTTCGATCTGAGCTCCCCGGCGCTCATCGCGGCCCAGTCGGCCGAGGTGCCCGCGATCTCCATCTGCGCGGGCGACCCCAAGACCGCCGACCTCACCACGATCGGCGATTTCAGCTTCACGGCCAACGCGGGATCCGACGTCGAGGGCTCGACGGGGGCCTCGTGGGCGTTCGACCAGGGCTGGGAGAACGCCTACCTGCTGCAGGACGAGAGCATCGAGTACACGAAGTCGGCGGGCGCCTACTTCGCGGGCGCCTTCGAGGCGCTCGGGGGCACGATCGTCGGCACCGACAGCTTCCCCGGAGGCGACAACATCGACGTGAGCGCGCAGATCTCGAGCATCAAGGCGCTGCCGGAGGAGCCCGATTTCATCTACGTGGCCAGCTGGAACCCGGCGGGCGCGACGGCGATGAAGCAGATCCGCGAGGCCGGCATCGACGTGCCGCTCGTCGGCCCCAACGCGCTCGACGGGCAGACGCTGCTCGACATCCTCGGCGGCGCCAGCGACGTCTACTACACGGCTTTCGCGTGCTACGAGTACTGCTCCGGCGCGGCGACGCAGGAGGATCTCGACGCCTTCGTGGCCGACTTCACCGAGAGCAGCGGATCCGGGCCGTCGAGCTCGTACGCGCTGCTCGGCTACAACATGATGCTGGCGATCCAGAACGCGCTGACCGGCGCGGATACGGAGTCGGGTGCGAGCCTGCGCGACGCGCTGCAGTCGGCGGGCCCCGTGGACACGCCGATCGGCGAGATGACCTACTTCTCGGACACGTGCCACAAGATCATCGACTTCCCGATGTCGATCGTGAACGTGACCGACGGATCCGCGAGCTTCGTCGAGCAGCACACCGCTGCGATCGTGCCGGATCTGGGCGACGGCAACCCCTGCTCCGCGTCCTGA